One segment of Megachile rotundata isolate GNS110a chromosome 4, iyMegRotu1, whole genome shotgun sequence DNA contains the following:
- the LOC100877061 gene encoding uncharacterized protein LOC100877061 isoform X2 — MSALSTGPCRPGIILCLAVLLASQSNSAPVYDQDTTQVAEYDGATAGCYYNYQHYQEGDRIVTNEPCLNCTCHNRMLMCYLRVCPFTKAIGQDCTVEKRPDQCCPVITCPEVPVQLLTSTTSPPAIAGGSTAVGFHDNYGCNVNDRFYADGAQLPIDPQNPCELCYCIRNRTTCVMQECTLRVAGCRPVYQPGVCCPVKYNCEYDEELATTVEPTPGLIMTTTMAPRTQCYHEGMIYEDGDLIYSTQPCQHCYCFHGDIACAVQDCGTPMKTHGKNCTALPPPEGECCPTTYQCDDGHGGVLTLPKGEEESTEEHVPETTAPTVTEAEKETPVPGAPEESFPGSDNVIPEDHKAATTEEAAEATEQPAKEVPEATEGKVTPESTTQEVASKEYTTEVSESVTEPAVKLTEPPREAEATEAPAGEEKEMVTKPEEEVTQAATEPSIVEEVPESTSPKETQPEEETTAEEEKEMVTKAVLEEEQTEGTPQKEQPELPSTEKPGEEKVTEGVSALEPEATEATVPKEQPEVTEKAPVETPVPEATTLKSVEEQTTEAKEAETPEVVAEEEQKATTMAPVEEETEKAATPEVATEKPVHEIPSTEQVPVEEEKKPEVSTEATEAQGTTEGAVEEKPETPVHRLPEEMPSLAPKRDDTIPEEEMPMMTEKPYVVEGHPEIAEQGPTGIPVPSVTDRVHESKAEDQEAVTEAHVTQGYVDMKPPEFHVPSSLVTEAPQKTPTTYLPPETTVAPKEAETTPEEGIEHRIPEEPSATEAPVEQETEGVPQVTEAGEVPSEKGTEGPQVTEAVPEVSTSTQEAPQEQTQQTEKSAPEEESTEVSSAEVTPSTETSEEMPTKHLTFDESAETSSEEGSSESTEETVPTKPAEEVEKESEKPAEAPAEEATEPAVEEQTEKATTEGVLSTEAPRTEAAATEISAVPEEKPATEREPVTEEEKQVTAAPEEKIKTEAPEEQVTERPIEEQTPVTAKAGEEASTQLPEEEASEKPSVEEAPKEATTPEAETSVPEAESERPMVEVQPTVPSEEKPESTEQPAVEQTEAPVSKEVSTEGVPEEQKTEEPTGVKEGTEQPVTELPLTEKAITETEAGKEERKEDEGLVTERLPEGPEEIPGTQRPSLEEEKPTEEPAEATAAPVEEHATEAPSEEKKPTEEVSTEGPTEEEKPAEPEQPVTPVEEQKPVEEVSTEMPVEKEQPAEVPAEEEKPEEEAKATEAPAEEEKPEEEAKATEAPAEEEKPEEEAKATEAPAEGEKPEEEAKTTEAPIEEEKPEEEVKSTEAPAEEKPEEEAKATEAPAEEKPEEEVKSTEAPAEEMKPEEEVKPTEVPVEEEKPQEEVKPTEMPVEEEKPQEGVKPIEAPAEEEKPEVEVQPTEAPAGEEKPEEEAKATEAPVEEEKPQEEVKPTGVPAEEKPEVEVQATEAPVEEEKPEVQPTEAPVEEEKPEVQPTEAPVEEEKPEVQPTEAPVEEEKPAEEVQPTEGPVEEEKPQEKVKPTEAPAEEKPEVGVQPTEGPTEEEKPVAEVQPTEGPTEEEKPVAEVQPTEAPVEEEKPAVEVQPTERPAEEEKPVVEEKATEAPVEEEKPIEEKKITEGPTEEEKPTEGLSEVEKTTVGPTEEEKPTEGPSEVEKSTEGPSEEEKPTVGPTEEKPTEGPSEEEKPSEKPTELEKSTEKPLEEEKPTERTVEEEKPIEEEKPTEGPAAEEKPTEGPAAEEKPTEEQKPIEEEKPAEEVTGKPVEEEKPVKEVTGLPAEVTGKPVEEEKPTEAGIPEEGVQTQVPVEEQKPEEKPTEAPSEEQTPTEGAAEEKPTEKPVEEEKPSETTPQEPVPVEISTEAPVVEKKPTERAETVPTETPSEEETVPSVPKERPEIPKETEASTVTAEEVAPTEEAKTESAVPQEISTEAPAVPEPTTVSSKLAPEQPEVLPEGSEKPEVEASTAAVPREEIEKMETAAPEMGVSPEAPEVSSTQPTVSETTALPRETELPEEEQKITPPEEAATKVTVPTEEATQAPQEKEPEPTIEEKIAEPSTAQPPKEEELPETTPHAEVPKATTEQAVEQTTVAEEETTPGVRVPPSIPGEGNCLVEGQSYSNNSAVPPSNACQLRCQCISSIIQCDLVQCPPPPSHLSNCMPVHAGKDSCCPMYTCDSTPTAVLESDNHMIEQETPKYEPEEKEQKTVSPPVTEVPEKESTMEPVEGVKEPTSAAPEVPSEKETVAPSLAEETPSTPKSVEPEHVQTTTAGETTKEAEEHTLSPVSPEVESSSQVPEEETKEPSEVPSKEKPEQEVPEQPVESEEPASPAAGEEQIVTTEASQREQTTSEIEKEIEPSTLKPTVAPTEEEQKPEEGEQATVSPAVPEEGVSEEAVPSSEAPEHAPGGLPSVTETQKPLEEGTTVESVTQAEEEKEPKPEVQPAEPEQPATEAELQTTAQPSEAEAERTTPAGVETSTPEQKILEEPAVTPVEQETVKPSVEAEPTEPTVKEASTEAPVSPSEEVTVPGVTKEKPTGTEAGTEEAVTVSKEAETTKKPLEEEQVPTEQPLPTAEVEEQTKEMPEGTVKATTEGIEEQTEQPERLPEVPSSTEAAEVGTEQPSPSTEPTKEVAEERPVSEEKPEEGTPQPVPEEQPEVTTAAEVQTPEVSPAEEATPSVIAEGTERAPEATTLKAVSLPEEQTEPAVEKQTVPTETTEEVTVKEEPAQPEQPTTEQATSAPVEEPKATAAPETPEQVTEEERVTEGLEVSAGTEPPSEQETSAPSVPVEEQKPEEETQTPSAEEATPESTKPGLEETTSAGSTPVPETTEEQKPVTEGVPEEKATTVPSEVSPEQPVTEKKLPEEPEEPQQTEAPLEAETGKPEEEKVEIQTTPAAEIEPAVKTPASTEMPEEAPSETPEPELHGAPEEGTEVPVKATEVPEKIAPSTEAPEEATEKVTPKLPEQELSTEAPEAVTPAEEVPEKVTPAEEVPEKVTPAEEVPEKVTPAEEVTEVTHAEEVTEVTHAEEVTEKVTPVEEVTEKVTPAEEVTEKVTPVKEVPEEVTPAEQVTEKVTPVEEVPEKVTPAEEVPEEVSTAAPEKATEAPEKEVPSETPEVMAPTEAPEKVVPEEATEVPVKSLPEEGEPSEEPEKTTEESEKVLPEEKPVEEEQQTVPPAEETPQTTEGILIKEQTPSATEPPQVEEKSTVLPTTGEEQASPSTSAPELEATSPREEQPATEAATVPELEVTTKASEPSQPAETEPAPEQPATEPTIETSTEAEKQPETESTPEKEQTVPSTEAPLEKSTEPALPEEHKEEGTSMKPEEEAPQPVEPVEEDLATKTEGLPTEVSPGESAEEPEEEHEAVSPETVPTTEEGELEEHLQPVNQTETTEKPVQPTLYERPSSTAVPQTPEYPEPSVPEEEHPGFPPQDEDYDEDDQAIYGPGTCRYGGKVYVSAQQIPRDDPCDFCFCFRSDIICLQQSCPPPIPGCHEEPISGFCCPRYECPVSMATSLNITTTTTTTTTTLPPHFHAHAYKGAAKRSGCQIRGQAYRVGEIIRSASGPCLQCTCGGDGNMKCDPRVCSPEPMLRQMIAAATARRRR; from the exons CGCCCGTATACGACCAGGATACCACACAAGTAGCAGAATACGATGGAG CCACAGCCGGATGTTACTACAACTACCAACACTACCAGGAGGGTGATCGGATAGTCACGAACGAGCCATGTCTGAACTGCACGTGTCACAATCGGATGTTGATGTGCTATCTGAGAGTCTGTCCCTTCACGAAGGCGATCGGCCAAGACTGCACCGTGGAGAAACGTCCGGATCAGTGCTGTCCCGTGATCACCTGTCCAGAGGTACCGGTACAACTGCTCACATCGACCACCAGTCCACCCGCGATTGCTGGTGGTTCCACCGCTGTCGGCTTCCACGACAACTATGGCTGCAACGTTAACGACCGATTCTACGCCGACGGGGCTCAGTTGCCGATCGATCCTCAGAATCCTTGCGAGCTCTGCTACTGCATCAGGAACAGGACCACTTGCGTCATGCAGGAGTGCACCTTGCGTGTGGCTGGGTGCAGGCCAGTTTATCAACCGGGTGTATGTTGTCCGGTCAAATACAACTGCG AATACGACGAGGAACTTGCAACAACGGTTGAACCAACGCCTGGCCTGATCATGACTACCACGATGGCGCCGAGGACGCAGTGCTACCACGAAGGCATGATTTACGAGGACGGTGATTTGATTTACTCGACGCAACCCTGTCAACATTGCTACTGCTTCCACGGTGACATCGCGTGCGCCGTCCAAGACTGCGGAACGCCCATGAAAACGCACGGAAAGAACTGCACCGCTCTGCCACCGCCCGAAGGAGAATGTTGCCCGACGACGTATCAGTGTG ATGATGGACACGGCGGAGTGCTCACGTTACCGAAAGGCGAGGAAGAGTCCACCGAGGAACACGTTCCGGAAACCACTGCACCGACCGTGACGGAAGCTGAGAAAGAGACTCCGGTACCTGGAGCGCCCGAGGAGTCCTTCCCAGGCTCTGATAATGTTATTCCTGAAGATCACAAAGCGGCGACCACTGAGGAGGCGGCGGAAGCTACGGAACAGCCTGCGAAGGAAGTACCGGAAGCGACGGAAGGAAAAGTCACTCCGGAGTCCACGACACAAGAGGTTGCTTCAAAGGAATACACAACCGAAGTCAGTGAATCAGTAACGGAACCAGCGGTCAAACTGACGGAACCTCCTCGGGAGGCTGAAGCTACCGAGGCACCGGCCGGTGAAGAAAAGGAGATGGTCACTAAACCGGAAGAGGAAGTTACTCAAGCAGCCACCGAACCGTCGATTGTTGAAGAAGTCCCAGAGTCGACTTCGCCGAAAGAGACTCAACCTGAGGAAGAGACTACGGCAGAGGAGGAAAAGGAGATGGTTACCAAAGCAGTGCTAGAGGAGGAACAAACTGAGGGAACACCGCAGAAGGAACAGCCTGAACTGCCGAGCACGGAGAAACCGGGAGAAGAGAAGGTAACGGAAGGTGTCAGTGCTTTAGAACCTGAAGCTACAGAAGCTACCGTACCTAAAGAGCAACCAGAAGTAACTGAAAAAGCACCGGTTGAGACACCCGTTCCTGAAGCAACTACGCTTAAGAGCGTGGAAGAACAAACAACGGAGGCGAAAGAAGCGGAAACACCAGAGGTAGTTGCGGAAGAAGAACAGAAAGCGACGACGATGGCTCCGGTCGAAGAAGAAACCGAAAAGGCTGCGACACCTGAAGTAGCTACCGAGAAACCTGTCCACGAAATTCCGAGCACGGAACAAGTTCCTGTCGAGGAAGAGAAGAAACCGGAAGTTAGCACAGAAGCCACAGAAGCTCAGGGAACTACCGAAGGTGCTGTCGAAGAGAAACCAGAAACACCGGTACACAGGCTTCCTGAAGAGATGCCTAGCCTGGCTCCGAAGAGGGACGATACTATTCCGGAAGAAGAAATGCCTATGATGACGGAGAAGCCTTACGTAGTGGAAGGACATCCTGAAATTGCGGAACAAGGACCAACTGGTATTCCTGTGCCCTCCGTAACGGACCGAGTGCACGAAAGCAAGGCAGAGGACCAGGAAGCGGTGACTGAAGCTCATGTGACCCAAGGCTATGTCGACATGAAGCCTCCAGAGTTCCATGTGCCGAGCAGTCTCGTTACGGAAGCTCCTCAGAAAACGCCCACGACGTATCTTCCTCCTGAGACGACGGTAGCTCCAAAGGAAGCGGAAACAACACCCGAGGAAGGAATCGAACATCGAATTCCGGAAGAGCCTTCTGCTACCGAAGCTCCTGTAGAGCAGGAGACCGAAGGTGTTCCACAGGTGACCGAAGCTGGTGAAGTTCCGAGCGAGAAGGGAACCGAGGGTCCTCAGGTTACCGAAGCTGTTCCAGAGGTCTCGACATCGACGCAGGAAGCTCCACAGGAACAGACTCAACAGACCGAGAAATCGGCGCCTGAAGAGGAAAGTACCGAGGTCTCATCGGCAGAAGTTACTCCATCGACGGAAACTTCGGAAGAGATGCCAACGAAGCACCTCACCTTTGATGAGTCTGCGGAAACCTCCTCCGAGGAAGGCAGTTCCGAGTCCACCGAAGAAACAGTTCCTACTAAACCAGCTGAGGAAGTAGAAAAGGAATCTGAAAAACCAGCAGAGGCACCCGCTGAAGAAGCAACGGAACCGGCTGTCGAAGAGCAGACGGAAAAAGCAACAACCGAAGGTGTCCTCTCGACGGAAGCTCCACGCACTGAAGCAGCAGCGACGGAGATCAGCGCAGTTCCGGAGGAGAAACCTGCGACGGAAAGGGAACCGGTTACCGAAGAGGAGAAACAAGTTACGGCGGCACCAGAAGAAAAGATTAAGACGGAAGCACCCGAAGAACAGGTGACCGAAAGACCGATCGAAGAGCAAACTCCGGTGACGGCTAAGGCAGGTGAAGAAGCAAGCACCCAACTTCCGGAAGAAGAAGCGAGCGAGAAACCAAGTGTGGAGGAAGCTCCAAAAGAGGCCACTACACCGGAAGCTGAGACTTCGGTACCGGAAGCAGAAAGCGAAAGACCAATGGTCGAGGTTCAACCGACGGTGCCTTCGGAAGAGAAACCAGAATCCACGGAACAACCCGCTGTTGAGCAAACTGAAGCTCCAGTGAGCAAAGAGGTATCTACTGAAGGAGTACCGGAAGAGCAGAAGACGGAAGAACCGACTGGTGTGAAGGAAGGAACTGAACAACCTGTAACTGAATTGCCATTAACGGAGAAAGCGATTACCGAAACGGAAGCAGGAAAAGAAGAGCGTAAAGAGGACGAAGGATTAGTTACAGAGAGACTGCCTGAAGGACCAGAAGAAATACCAGGCACTCAGAGGCCGTCTCTTGAAGAAGAGAAGCCAACTGAAGAGCCTGCGGAAGCTACTGCAGCGCCTGTTGAGGAACACGCAACGGAAGCACCTAGCGAAGAGAAGAAACCTACGGAGGAAGTGTCGACCGAAGGACCAACTGAGGAAGAAAAACCTGCAGAACCGGAGCAACCTGTAACTCCGGTTGAAGAACAAAAACCTGTGGAGGAAGTATCGACTGAAATGCCTGTAGAGAAGGAACAACCAGCGGAAGTACCTGCTGAGGAAGAGAAGCCTGAGGAGGAAGCTAAAGCAACGGAAGCACCTGCTGAGGAAGAGAAGCCTGAGGAGGAAGCTAAAGCAACGGAAGCACCTGCTGAGGAAGAGAAACCGGAGGAGGAAGCTAAAGCAACGGAAGCACCTGCTGAGGGAGAGAAACCGGAGGAGGAAGCTAAAACAACGGAAGCACCGATTGAAGAAGAGAAACCTGAGGAAGAAGTAAAATCGACTGAGGCACCTGCTGAGGAGAAACCTGAAGAGGAAGCTAAAGCAACTGAAGCACCTGCTGAGGAGAAACCTGAGGAGGAGGTAAAATCAACGGAAGCTCCGGCTGAGGAAATGAAACCTGAAGAGGAAGTGAAACCAACTGAAGTACCTGTTGAAGAGGAGAAACCTCAGGAAGAGGTAAAACCAACTGAAATGCCTGTTGAAGAAGAGAAACCACAAGAAGGGGTCAAACCTATCGAAGCGCCTGCTGAAGAAGAGAAACCTGAGGTTGAAGTACAACCAACTGAAGCACCTGCTGGAGAAGAGAAACCTGAGGAAGAAGCTAAAGCAACGGAAGCACCTGTTGAAGAAGAAAAACCTCAGGAAGAAGTGAAACCAACTGGAGTACCTGCTGAAGAGAAGCCTGAAGTGGAAGTGCAAGCAACTGAAGCACCTGTTGAAGAAGAGAAACCTGAGGTACAACCGACTGAAGCACCTGTTGAAGAAGAGAAACCTGAGGTACAACCGACTGAAGCACCTGTTGAAGAAGAGAAACCTGAGGTACAACCGACTGAAGCACCTGTTGAAGAAGAGAAACCTGCGGAGGAAGTGCAACCAACTGAAGGACCTGTTGAAGAAGAGAAACCTCAGGAAAAAGTAAAACCAACTGAAGCACCTGCTGAAGAGAAACCTGAGGTAGGAGTACAGCCAACGGAAGGACCTACTGAGGAAGAAAAACCAGTAGCGGAAGTACAACCAACTGAAGGACCTACTGAGGAAGAAAAACCAGTAGCGGAAGTACAACCAACTGAAGCGCCTGTTGAAGAAGAGAAGCCTGCAGTTGAAGTACAACCAACAGAAAGACCTGCTGAGGAAGAAAAACCAGTAGTGGAAGAGAAAGCAACTGAGGCTCCTGTGGAGGAAGAGAAACCCATTGAAGAGAAGAAAATAACTGAAGGTCCTACTGAAGAAGAAAAGCCTACTGAAGGTCTCTCTGAAGTGGAAAAGACAACTGTGGGTCCCACTGAAGAAGAGAAACCGACGGAAGGTCCTTCTGAAGTAGAAAAGTCGACTGAAGGTCCTTCTGAAGAAGAAAAGCCGACCGTAGGTCCTACTGAGGAGAAGCCAACTGAAGGTCCTTCTGAAGAGGAAAAACCAAGTGAGAAACCAACAGAATTAGAAAAATCGACTGAAAAGCCTCTAGAGGAAGAAAAACCAACTGAACGAACTGTCGAAGAAGAAAAGCCTATCGAAGAAGAGAAGCCAACCGAAGGTCCTGCTGCAGAGGAGAAGCCAACCGAAGGTCCTGCTGCAGAGGAGAAGCCAACGGAGGAACAGAAACCAATCGAAGAAGAGAAACCTGCTGAGGAGGTAACCGGAAAACCTGTAGAGGAAGAGAAACCTGTTAAGGAGGTGACTGGATTACCTGCTGAGGTAACTGGAAAGCCTGTAGAAGAAGAGAAACCAACTGAAGCAGGAATTCCTGAGGAAGGAGTACAAACTCAGGTACCTGTCGAGGAACAGAAACCGGAAGAAAAGCCGACCGAGGCGCCAAGCGAAGAACAGACACCGACCGAAGGAGCTGCCGAAGAGAAACCAACGGAGAAACCTGTAGAGGAAGAAAAACCAAGCGAAACGACACCTCAAGAACCTGTACCCGTAGAAATTTCAACCGAAGCACCTGTAGTTGAGAAGAAACCAACCGAACGAGCTGAGACTGTGCCCACGGAGACGCCCAGCGAAGAAGAAACTGTTCCATCCGTTCCTAAAGAACGGCCCGAAATTCCGAAAGAAACAGAAGCTTCGACCGTCACTGCCGAAGAAGTCGCACCTACAGAAGAAGCGAAAACAGAGAGTGCTGTGCCGCAAGAAATATCGACCGAAGCTCCCGCAGTCCCCGAACCTACCACAGTGTCTTCTAAATTAGCTCCAGAACAACCTGAAGTGTTGCCTGAGGGAAGCGAGAAACCAGAAGTTGAAGCATCAACAGCAGCAGTACCCAGAGAAGAAATCGAGAAGATGGAAACTGCAGCACCCGAAATGGGTGTCAGCCCCGAGGCACCTGAAGTGTCTTCCACTCAGCCCACAGTCTCCGAAACTACGGCACTTCCTCGAGAAACAGAATTGCCAGAGGAAGAGCAAAAGATCACGCCTCCAGAAGAAGCAGCGACGAAAGTAACTGTACCGACGGAAGAAGCCACGCAAGCTCCTCAGGAAAAAGAACCAGAACCAACTATAGAGGAGAAGATCGCTGAACCATCGACTGCACAGCCACCCAAGGAGGAAGAACTTCCAGAAACCACCCCACACGCAGAGGTACCGAAAGCGACCACCGAACAGGCTGTCGAACAGACCACCGTGGCTGAAGAAGAAACGACACCAGGAGTTCGTGTACCGCCGTCGATTCCAGGAGAAGGCAACTGCCTGGTCGAAGGACAATCTTACAGCAACAATTCCGCCGTGCCTCCTTCCAACGCCTGCCAACTCCGTTGTCAGTGTATCAGCAGCATCATTCAGTGCGACCTCGTTCAATGTCCACCACCACCGAGTCATCTGTCGAACTGCATGCCCGTGCACGCGGGCAAGGACTCCTGCTGCCCGATGTACACCTGCGACTCGACACCCACGGCCGTGCTGGAATCTGACAACCACATGATCGAACAGGAAACGCCGAAGTATGAACCGGAAGAGAAAGAACAGAAGACTGTGTCGCCTCCGGTTACCGAGGTCCCAGAGAAGGAGTCTACGATGGAACCTGTTGAAGGAGTTAAAGAACCAACGAGCGCAGCCCCTGAAGTGCCCAGTGAGAAGGAAACCGTTGCACCCAGCTTGGCCGAGGAGACACCATCGACGCCGAAATCCGTCGAACCTGAACACGTACAAACGACTACTGCCGGAGAAACTACCAAAGAAGCTGAAGAGCACACGCTTAGCCCGGTGTCTCCGGAGGTAGAGTCTTCTAGTCAAGTTCCTGAAGAGGAGACGAAGGAACCCTCGGAAGTGCCAAGCAAAGAGAAGCCCGAGCAAGAGGTCCCCGAACAACCGGTCGAATCTGAGGAACCAGCGAGTCCAGCTGCCGGTGAAGAACAGATCGTGACAACGGAAGCCAGTCAGCGAGAACAAACTACCTCTGAGATTGAAAAGGAGATCGAACCGTCTACCCTGAAACCGACGGTAGCACCAACCGAGGAGGAGCAGAAACCTGAAGAGGGTGAACAAGCAACCGTTTCTCCAGCGGTTCCGGAAGAAGGCGTTAGCGAGGAAGCTGTTCCAAGCTCTGAGGCGCCGGAACATGCTCCAGGAGGACTTCCGTCGGTTACCGAAACCCAGAAGCCGTTAGAGGAGGGAACCACCGTGGAATCAGTGACACAAGCTGAAGAAGAGAAAGAACCGAAACCAGAAGTGCAACCTGCTGAACCTGAGCAACCAGCAACGGAGGCGGAGTTACAGACTACCGCTCAACCGAGCGAAGCAGAAGCTGAAAGAACAACTCCCGCTGGAGTAGAAACATCTACTCCTGAACAAAAGATCTTGGAAGAACCTGCAGTTACTCCCGTGGAACAAGAAACTGTTAAACCATCGGTAGAAGCTGAACCCACCGAACCGACAGTGAAAGAAGCTTCTACGGAAGCGCCAGTATCTCCGTCAGAAGAGGTGACTGTACCTGGTGTCACTAAGGAAAAACCGACTGGTACTGAAGCAGGTACGGAAGAAGCTGTGACGGTAAGCAAAGAAGCAGAGACCACGAAGAAACCTCTTGAAGAAGAACAAGTACCGACCGAGCAACCTTTACCGACTGCCGAAGTTGAAGAACAAACCAAAGAAATGCCTGAGGGCACAGTTAAGGCTACCACGGAAGGTATTGAAGAGCAGACAGAACAACCTGAGAGATTACCCGAGGTGCCAAGTTCTACGGAAGCCGCAGAAGTCGGTACTGAACAACCATCGCCATCTACCGAACCAACAAAAGAGGTTGCAGAAGAACGACCGGTTTCTGAAGAGAAACCTGAAGAAGGTACACCACAACCTGTACCAGAAGAGCAACCGGAAGTCACCACTGCTGCGGAGGTACAAACTCCTGAGGTATCACCTGCCGAGGAAGCTACACCGTCGGTAATTGCTGAAGGAACCGAGAGAGCACCTGAAGCGACCACTCTGAAAGCAGTGTCCTTACCCGAGGAGCAAACTGAACCGGCAGTCGAGAAACAGACGGTACCGACCGAAACAACCGAGGAAGTCACTGTTAAGGAGGAACCTGCACAACCGGAACAGCCAACGACGGAACAAGCAACGAGTGCTCCGGTAGAGGAGCCTAAAGCTACAGCGGCGCCTGAAACTCCAGAACAGGTAACGGAGGAGGAACGTGTGACGGAAGGTCTGGAAGTCAGTGCAGGAACGGAACCACCGAGCGAACAGGAAACTTCTGCACCATCAGTTCCTGTGGAAGAGCAGAAACCTGAGGAAGAGACTCAAACACCGAGCGCAGAAGAGGCTACGCCCGAATCAACCAAACCAGGTCTCGAAGAAACAACTTCAGCCGGTTCTACGCCAGTTCCTGAAACTACTGAAGAACAGAAACCGGTGACAGAAGGTGTACCCGAAGAGAAAGCAACGACGGTTCCGAGCGAAGTGAGCCCCGAACAACCTGTTACAGAGAAGAAATTACCGGAGGAACCTGAAGAGCCACAACAGACAGAGGCACCTTTGGAAGCAGAAACAGGAAAACCGGAAGAAGAAAAGGTAGAAATTCAAACTACCCCAGCGGCGGAGATTGAACCTGCTGTGAAAACACCTGCCTCGACCGAAATGCCGGAGGAAGCACCCAGCGAAACGCCAGAACCTGAACTTCATGGAGCACCGGAAGAAGGCACGGAGGTACCTGTGAAAGCCACGGAAGTTCCGGAGAAGATAGCTCCTAGCACAGAAGCGCCAGAAGAAGCAACAGAGAAGGTCACTCCTAAATTGCCAGAACAAGAGTTATCAACCGAGGCTCCAGAAGCAGTCACTCCTGCTGAAGAGGTGCCGGAGAAGGTAACTCCTGCGGAAGAGGTGCCGGAGAAGGTAACTCCTGCGGAAGAGGTGCCGGAGAAGGTAACTCCTGCCGAAGAGGTAACGGAAGTAACACATGCCGAAGAAGTAACGGAAGTAACACATGCCGAAGAAGTAACAGAGAAAGTCACTCCTGTTGAAGAAGTAACAGAGAAAGTAACGCCTGCCGAAGAGGTAACAGAGAAAGTAACTCCCGTCAAAGAGGTACCGGAAGAAGTAACTCCTGCAGAACAAGTAACAGAGAAAGTAACTCCTGTTGAAGAGGTACCAGAGAAGGTGACTCCTGCTGAAGAAGTACCAGAAGAGGTTTCAACCGCAGCACCAGAAAAGGCAACCGAGGCACCAGAGAAAGAGGTTCCTAGCGAAACTCCGGAAGTGATGGCACCTACCGAGGCACCAGAGAAGGTTGTTCCAGAAGAAGCTACGGAAGTGCCGGTGAAGTCTCTTCCTGAAGAAGGAGAACCTTCCGAGGAGCCAGAGAAGACTACCGAAGAGTCTGAAAAGGTTCTTCCAGAAGAGAAGCCAGTAGAAGAAGAGCAACAAACGGTACCACCCGCAGAAGAGACACCGCAAACTACGGAAGGTATTCTGATCAAGGAGCAGACACCGAGCGCGACAGAACCTCCTCAGGTTGAAGAGAAATCGACAGTGCTTCCAACGACTGGCGAAGAACAGGCATCTCCGAGCACATCGGCTCCGGAGCTCGAAGCGACATCTCCTCGCGAAGAACAGCCTGCGACGGAAGCTGCGACTGTTCCAGAACTGGAAGTTACGACAAAGGCAAGTGAACCGAGCCAACCAGCGGAGACCGAACCTGCACCGGAACAACCCGCCACGGAACCCACGATCGAAACGTCGACGGAAGCAGAGAAGCAGCCAGAAACCGAGAGCACTCCTGAAAAAGAGCAAACGGTTCCATCTACGGAAGCGCCTCTGGAGAAGAGCACCGAACCAGCGCTACCCGAAGAACACAAGGAAGAAGGTACTTCGATGAAACCCGAAGAAGAAGCTCCTCAACCCGTCGAACCTGTCGAGGAAGATCTCGCCACGAAAACTGAAGGACTTCCAACAGAAGTCAGCCCCGGGGAATCCGCGGAAGAACCGGAAGAAGAACACGAAGCCGTGTCACCGGAAACTGTTCCCACAACCGAAGAGGGTGAACTCGAAGAACACCTTCAACCGGTGAATCAGACCGAGACTACCGAGAAACCCGTGCAACCTACTCTATACGAACGACCTTCGAGTACCGCGGTCCCACAGACTCCAGAATACCCAGAACCGTCGGTACCCGAAGAAGAACACCCAGGCTTCCCACCGCAAGACGAAGACTACGACGAAGACGATCAAGCGATCTACGGACCAGGCACCTGTCGATACGGTGGCAAGGTCTATGTGTCAGCTCAACAGATACCCAGAGACGATCCTTGCGACTTCTGCTTCTGCTTCAGAAGCGACATCATCTGTCTTCAACAGAGTTGTCCACCGCCCATCCCAGGCTGCCACGAAGAACCCATCAGCGGCTTCTGTTGCCCGAGATACGAGTGCCCGGTTTCGATGGCCACGTCGCTCAACATCACCACGACAACAACGACCACCACGACCACGTTGCCGCCACACTTCCACGCTCATGCGTATAAAGGAGCCGCGAAACGAAGCGGCTGCCAAATCCGTGGACAAGCGTACCGCGTTGGAGAAATCATTAGGTCCGCGTCGGGACCTTGTCTTCAATGCAC TTGCGGAGGAGACGGTAACATGAAGTGTGATCCACGAGTGTGCAGCCCGGAACCAATGTTGAGGCAAATGATCGCGGCAGCCACGGCCAGAAGAAGGAGATGA